The following is a genomic window from Azotosporobacter soli.
ATGGCTTCTGGTATGTCACGCTGATCTCACTTTGCGCCAGCGCTTGCGCCGCTTATGTACTGTGGCGCAAGAAAATGCTTTAAGAATAAAAAGAGTGTCTCAACACAGAGTTTTCTGCGTTGAGACACTCTTTTTACGCTTAGCCGAACATCGCAATCCCAAGCGGCGTTACCAAGAGCGGATGCGGCGGCACATGAACCGGACGACCGAAGGCCTTGCCGAATTCGGCCTCGAAGCCTTCCAGGTAAGCGGTTCCGCCAACGACATACACCGGATACTGCTGATACTCTTGATGCCCTTCCAGCATATCGTTCACCAACGTTGCCATTTTTTCAATCACCGGCAGCACGGTCGGCATGATTTCCTTATGGCGGCGCGTGTCGCGCTTCATCAATTCGGCTTCTTCAAAGCTGATCTTATAAGAACCCGACAATACCAGCGACAGATGCGTACCGCCGGTCGGCTCATCGGCGGTAAACATCAGTTCGCCGTTTTTCAGCACGGCAATGCCGGTCGTTCCGCCGCCGATATCGACAACGATGCCATGTTCGATGCCGAGCGCTTTGGCTGCCGCCACCGGTTCATCGACCTGTCCGACCGGTTCGATGCCCGCACCGGCAATCACATGGTTGCAGGCTTGCGCATTCCGCCCCATCGTACCCGGCGGTATTGCGGTAGCGCCTTTTTCCAGCTTAATACCCATGATCGCTTCCACTTCCGCCTTCAATTCTTCGACGATCATCATCGCACCGCGAAAATCCATGACCAGACCATCTTTTACCACTGAAGCCCAGCGCATGCTGCCAGCAACCGGATTTCCCTCGCCGTCGATAACAACCAATACGACATCCGCCGTTCCCAAATCAACGCCGACCCGGTATGGTCCTTGTGACTCGGCCATCGTACCGGATGCAATTAATTCATGCAGTTTGTGGATTTTTTCATATTCCATCTACAATACCCTCCTATCCACCTTACTGCCTGATTCCCCGCTTCGGCTCCGGATTCCTTGGCATTATTCCGTTGATCTGTTTCACTATATTGCCATCTAGGGAAGCACTGATTAAATGAAGGCACCGCTGGAATGAGATATTTTTGTGTTTGGCAAGAAGGGCTGAACGCAGGAATAGCAACGCTATTTCAAATTCAGACCGACGCAGCAAGGCGCAAAAAGATCCATTTCAGCGCCTTGCACGAATTAATCAGTGGTTCCCTAGGGCAGAATTGCGATTTGCGCGGTCATGTTCCAACGTAGCCGCTGGTCCCAACTCTCCGGATTGATGCTCACAGTGTAGGTGATGTCGCCGCGTTTTTTCTCGCCGTATGGCCGGATAAATCGAACCTTCGCCGGAATTTCGAGTCCAGGTATACCGTCAAACGTCAGCATCGCCTTATCGCCTTCCTTAACTCTGGCAATCGAAAGTTCAGTAAGATCGTCGCTGCGAACTTCCCAGGCTGATTCATCGGCGATCCGTACCAACACGGCGCCGAACGCGGCATGTTCGCCGACCTTGACATCCAAATAGGCAACCCGGCCAGCCATCGGCGCCTTCAGTTCCGTCTTATCGAGCAGTCCGGCCGACTCAGTCAGCGTCGACTGCTGCACCGCGACATCGGCCGTCGCCTGATCGAGCAGCGCCTGACAGCGCTCCGTCAGTGTCCGAGCCTGATCGAGTTGCTGCTTGGCTGCAGCGCCGGCGCTGCTCAAGGCTTCCTGGCGCGCCAATTCGCGCTTGGCATCGATCAAATTGACCCGAGCCTGCTCGACTGCCGCGGCCGATTTAGCGACATTAGAACTGGCGCTGCCGACCCTGGCCTGTGCATCCTCGCGTACCAACCGGATGATCGGCTGGCCGACCTGTACCAGATCGCCTTCTCGCACCAATATTTCGCCCACTGTTCCTTCCACGGGCATCACCATTTGCGCATAACGCACAGGAAAAACGATGCCTTCCGCCAGTACCCGCCCGTCATCCTTAACCGGCGGAACCAGCTTCGTTTCCGCCGGCCGCCCCTGCCAATACCACCAGCCGCCGAGCGCCGCCAGTACAAGCAGGCATATGAACCATCTACGTTTGCATTTTTCAAACCATGTAGTCATCATTATCCATCACCCCATCAAGCCCCGGAACAGGCTTTTATTCATAACTAAGCACATCCCTGACGCTGAGCCGCGTCGCATTCCAAGCCGGCAACAAACTGGCCAACACCGACAGCACGACCGACAGCAGCAGCCAAATCGCCAGACCGCTAAGGCTAAAAGAAAACTGCAGCGGCGCGCGCATGAACAGCATCCCGACCTGATAACTGAGGGCCGCCGATACCGGCAGTGCCAGCAACAGCGCGATCAGCCAGCTAAGCAGCCCCATCACCAACGCTTCTACGATAAACACCTTGCCGATACCAAGACTCGACGCGCCGATCGCCCGCATCACGCCGATCTCCCTCGTCCGCTCCAGTACATTGATACTCATCGTTCCCATCAATCCAAGCGCGCCGACAATCGCGAGCAGCACCGCCATAACCAACAGAAACGTGGTAATGATGTCAAACTGCGAACGCAGCCGCTCTTTCTGCTGCCAGGTCACTTCCACGCTCTGCACCCGCAAGTTGTTTTTCTTCAAATGCGCTTCCAGCGCCTGTCCCAACGCGACTTGAGCCTGCGGCTCCTTCGATAGCGTCACGACCTGGACTGAGCGCGCCTTTCCGGCAGCTTGGATCGCATTCGTCATCCATTCATTGGGCGAATAGCAGATCGGACCAGTCAGCTGGCTTTGCGCAATTCCCACAACCGTGCCGTGCAATTTCCGGTCGCCAACCTTGATTACGGTCTCCCCTCCCACCTTAATCTGTGGGTTGTCCTTGACCACCTCGGTATTGACGACAAAGGCATTCTCATCTTCTTCAACCAGCCAGCGTCCCTCGATGACCCTGGGTTGAATCATTGTCGTATTCACCGGCGGCGCCAACAGGAACGTACTCTTGCTGGCTTCCGTTTCCGCTGCCTTTCCTTCTCCCTTTAGTATCCGGCCCGAACTGAACCCCCATGCTTCGGCCGCCTCGACGCCCGGCACACGCATGACCTCCTGGCTGATGCGGCTGCCACGATAATTCTGCGTAAAATTGATTGATATATCATATTGAAAATATTCCAAAGCCTGGTCGAGCGTCGCATACAGCGATGACCGCACCGAAAAGACCGCCATGAACACGGTTCCGGCCACGACCAGCGTGATCAGAGTCAGCGCCAGCCGCCCCTTGCGTCGGAACGTATTGCGCAACGACAGCACCACTGGGCGCGGCAGGTGATGAAGTCTCCGCAGTCCCCGATCCACCCAGCGATCGACCCGCCCCTTGGCGGCGACAGCGCCAATGCCGTAATCGCTGATCGCTTCGCGCACCGTGACCCCAGTCCCCTGCCAGATCGGCCACAGTGCTGCCAACAGTGGTACCAGCAAAGCCACGCAGGCTTCCAGCACCAGAACGCGCGGCGGCAGTTCCAAGCCGCCGGAATTGAAATTGAACGCCTGCGCCATAAAGCTGGTAATCGCATTCGCAGCAACCGCGCCAAGCGGCGCCGATACCAACAGCGCCAGACAGCCATAGGCGGCCACCATCGACAGATACAGGCGCAGAATCTGCCCGCGCTGCGCGCCGATCGATTTCATGATCCCCACCTGCCGGATCTGCTGGGCCAAGATTGCCGAAACCGTATTCACGAGCAGTAGCGTTCCCAACAGCAATGATAAGCCTCCGAGCACCGCAAGCAGCATGAC
Proteins encoded in this region:
- the eutJ gene encoding ethanolamine utilization protein EutJ → MEYEKIHKLHELIASGTMAESQGPYRVGVDLGTADVVLVVIDGEGNPVAGSMRWASVVKDGLVMDFRGAMMIVEELKAEVEAIMGIKLEKGATAIPPGTMGRNAQACNHVIAGAGIEPVGQVDEPVAAAKALGIEHGIVVDIGGGTTGIAVLKNGELMFTADEPTGGTHLSLVLSGSYKISFEEAELMKRDTRRHKEIMPTVLPVIEKMATLVNDMLEGHQEYQQYPVYVVGGTAYLEGFEAEFGKAFGRPVHVPPHPLLVTPLGIAMFG
- a CDS encoding efflux RND transporter periplasmic adaptor subunit yields the protein MMTTWFEKCKRRWFICLLVLAALGGWWYWQGRPAETKLVPPVKDDGRVLAEGIVFPVRYAQMVMPVEGTVGEILVREGDLVQVGQPIIRLVREDAQARVGSASSNVAKSAAAVEQARVNLIDAKRELARQEALSSAGAAAKQQLDQARTLTERCQALLDQATADVAVQQSTLTESAGLLDKTELKAPMAGRVAYLDVKVGEHAAFGAVLVRIADESAWEVRSDDLTELSIARVKEGDKAMLTFDGIPGLEIPAKVRFIRPYGEKKRGDITYTVSINPESWDQRLRWNMTAQIAILP
- a CDS encoding ABC transporter permease — translated: MSRRGWLTPRWMKVWADLWGNPLRTALVVMSIAVGVFAVGMVYSAYLMFSRDLAGSWATAAPASATLYADPFDEELVQSVRSLRGVKEATGRRNVDVRVKTQDGQMRQMLLIALPDYVKQKVNIIKPQSGAWPPGDGDVLLERSSLAGMGIKQGDRVQVETSTGRKRSMKVSGVVYDPAQIPSMFSGRSYGYISMETLAKLDEERRLDEVNLVVQPELIKGQDGETAIQTIQGVGRRAWTKLEQGDTTVYWLQVGKPGEHPLQGPIDALVMLLAVLGGLSLLLGTLLLVNTVSAILAQQIRQVGIMKSIGAQRGQILRLYLSMVAAYGCLALLVSAPLGAVAANAITSFMAQAFNFNSGGLELPPRVLVLEACVALLVPLLAALWPIWQGTGVTVREAISDYGIGAVAAKGRVDRWVDRGLRRLHHLPRPVVLSLRNTFRRKGRLALTLITLVVAGTVFMAVFSVRSSLYATLDQALEYFQYDISINFTQNYRGSRISQEVMRVPGVEAAEAWGFSSGRILKGEGKAAETEASKSTFLLAPPVNTTMIQPRVIEGRWLVEEDENAFVVNTEVVKDNPQIKVGGETVIKVGDRKLHGTVVGIAQSQLTGPICYSPNEWMTNAIQAAGKARSVQVVTLSKEPQAQVALGQALEAHLKKNNLRVQSVEVTWQQKERLRSQFDIITTFLLVMAVLLAIVGALGLMGTMSINVLERTREIGVMRAIGASSLGIGKVFIVEALVMGLLSWLIALLLALPVSAALSYQVGMLFMRAPLQFSFSLSGLAIWLLLSVVLSVLASLLPAWNATRLSVRDVLSYE